The following proteins are co-located in the Myroides profundi genome:
- a CDS encoding N-acetylmuramoyl-L-alanine amidase family protein, which yields MNYSRSKLFALLAILFLSFSIQAQNGKKFKVVLDPGHGGKDTGTNHKKNVEKDIVLAVALEVGKILEKQSDIEVFYTRKTDVFVPVKERSVLANDNNGNVFVSIHCNGVNSEAASGTETYVMGLSKNKSNLDVAKTENSVIMMEDDYKTKYAGFDPSSPESIIGLTLLQEDYIHQSIDLASRVQDGFTNDLKRKNRGVKQGPFWVLHGAFMPSILIELGFVSNTAEGNYLTSSKGQKELARSIAQGIIDYKAAYYGGSKTLVLADSNDKAAAKADNSRKTTTNETTTNSRKESSSNTNKVVFKVQIAAGSKVLALKPENFKGLRGVTTMRAGNLSRYYYGETSDYETAKQNQKVAKDKGHSSAFIVAFKDGKVITVEEALK from the coding sequence ATGAATTACAGTCGTTCTAAACTGTTTGCCTTACTAGCCATTCTTTTCCTGAGTTTCTCTATACAAGCACAGAATGGGAAAAAATTTAAAGTTGTATTAGATCCTGGACATGGAGGAAAAGATACTGGTACTAACCATAAGAAGAATGTAGAAAAGGATATTGTATTAGCAGTAGCTTTAGAGGTAGGTAAGATATTAGAAAAACAATCTGATATAGAAGTGTTCTATACTCGTAAGACAGATGTGTTTGTACCTGTAAAGGAAAGATCAGTATTAGCTAATGATAATAATGGAAACGTATTTGTATCTATTCACTGTAATGGTGTGAATAGTGAGGCTGCTTCAGGGACAGAGACTTATGTGATGGGTCTTAGTAAGAATAAATCTAACCTAGATGTAGCTAAGACGGAGAACTCCGTGATTATGATGGAGGATGATTATAAGACAAAGTATGCAGGCTTTGACCCTTCTTCTCCAGAGTCTATTATTGGATTGACACTATTACAGGAAGATTATATTCATCAGAGTATTGATTTAGCAAGTAGAGTACAAGATGGTTTTACAAATGATCTGAAGAGAAAGAATAGAGGAGTAAAACAAGGTCCGTTCTGGGTATTACACGGAGCTTTTATGCCTAGTATATTGATAGAGTTAGGGTTTGTATCTAATACAGCTGAAGGAAACTATTTGACTTCAAGTAAAGGACAGAAAGAATTAGCACGTTCTATAGCACAAGGGATTATTGATTATAAAGCGGCTTATTATGGAGGTAGTAAAACTCTAGTATTAGCAGATTCTAATGATAAAGCAGCAGCTAAAGCTGATAATAGTAGAAAGACTACAACTAATGAGACAACTACTAATTCTCGAAAAGAAAGTAGTTCAAACACGAATAAAGTTGTTTTTAAAGTGCAAATTGCAGCAGGATCAAAAGTGTTAGCTTTAAAACCTGAGAATTTTAAAGGACTAAGAGGAGTGACGACAATGCGCGCAGGAAATCTTAGTAGATATTATTACGGGGAGACAAGTGACTATGAGACAGCGAAACAAAATCAGAAAGTAGCAAAGGATAAAGGACACAGTTCTGCATTTATTGTAGCATTCAAGGATGGTAAAGTGATTACAGTAGAGGAAGCATTAAAATAA
- a CDS encoding MlaD family protein: MKISREIKTAILVLGAIALFIWGYSFLKGRNIFDNSTRFYVEYDNVEGLTTSSTVTINGLVVGKVSKIDLDNTSGKLKVELLMTQKVNISKNSVAKIYSPGLLGGKGIMIDPLFGDTNYAESGQVLKGEVVLDMTEKLTKQIEPLQLKIEEALANLNTMLASVNNIMDENTQQSLKSAMTQLDGTLAGANKLMATTNQMVAATQPKLDGTLTNLNTMSSNFASISTDLKALDIKSTFTNLDNATASMDKIMGDIQGGKGSVGKLLKDEQLYSNLEGASKELEALLRDLKEHPKRYVHFSLFGKKATPYQATEGEKTAEVKE; encoded by the coding sequence TTGAAAATATCAAGAGAAATTAAAACAGCGATTTTAGTATTAGGAGCTATTGCTTTGTTCATTTGGGGTTACTCATTTTTAAAAGGGAGAAACATATTTGATAACAGTACTAGATTTTATGTAGAATACGATAATGTAGAAGGATTGACTACTTCTTCAACGGTTACCATTAATGGTTTAGTCGTAGGGAAAGTATCTAAGATTGATTTAGATAATACTTCAGGCAAATTAAAAGTTGAGTTATTAATGACTCAAAAAGTCAATATATCTAAGAATAGTGTAGCTAAGATTTACTCTCCTGGATTATTAGGAGGTAAAGGGATTATGATAGATCCTTTATTTGGAGATACAAATTATGCTGAATCTGGACAAGTGCTAAAAGGAGAGGTAGTTTTAGATATGACTGAGAAGTTGACAAAACAAATCGAACCTTTACAGTTAAAAATAGAAGAGGCTTTAGCTAACTTAAATACGATGTTAGCTTCTGTTAATAATATAATGGATGAAAATACTCAACAGAGTTTAAAAAGTGCAATGACTCAATTAGATGGTACTTTAGCAGGTGCTAATAAGTTGATGGCTACTACTAATCAGATGGTTGCAGCGACTCAGCCTAAGTTAGACGGTACATTGACTAACTTAAATACGATGAGTAGCAACTTCGCTTCAATTTCTACAGATTTAAAAGCTTTGGATATCAAATCTACTTTTACTAACTTAGATAACGCTACTGCAAGTATGGATAAAATCATGGGAGATATCCAAGGTGGTAAGGGATCAGTTGGTAAATTATTGAAAGACGAACAATTATATAGTAACTTAGAAGGAGCAAGTAAAGAATTAGAAGCTTTATTACGCGACTTAAAAGAACACCCAAAACGTTATGTACACTTCTCTTTATTTGGTAAGAAAGCGACACCTTATCAAGCGACAGAAGGAGAGAAAACTGCAGAGGTTAAGGAATAA
- a CDS encoding (Fe-S)-binding protein → MEYLGQVLFLLLLVVGFGFFIKNIKKLVRNIKIGRDIDRTDNPSARWKNMIRVALGQSKMVKRPIPAILHIFVYVGFVIINIEMLEIIVDGLFGTHRVFSFLGVGYDALIGIFEVLAFLVIFGVIVFWIRRNVIKLRRFNQPEMEGWAKRDANNIIYIETVLMCFFLIMNAADYYLQSIGYTHYTAVGSFPISSFISPIFDGVNPATVAFIERFCWWGHIVGVMLFMNYLYYSKHLHIFLAFPNTYYANLQPQGEFNNLESVKKEVSLMMDPNADPYAAPAEPVGEPEKFGAQDVMDLNWVQLLNAYSCTECGRCTSSCPQNTTGKKLSPRKIMMSTRDRLEDVSKILDANNGQFVDDGKTLLNDYITPEELWACNTCNACVEECPIDISPLSIIMDMRRFLVMEQSAAPVELNNMMQNVENNAAPWQYSQMDRLNWKDEN, encoded by the coding sequence ATGGAGTATTTAGGCCAAGTATTATTTTTACTTCTTTTAGTTGTTGGGTTTGGATTCTTTATTAAAAATATAAAGAAGCTAGTCCGCAACATCAAAATAGGAAGAGATATCGATCGAACAGATAATCCTTCAGCACGTTGGAAAAACATGATCCGCGTAGCTTTAGGACAGTCTAAGATGGTAAAAAGACCTATCCCAGCTATCTTACATATTTTTGTATATGTAGGTTTTGTGATTATTAATATTGAGATGTTAGAAATCATCGTTGATGGTTTGTTTGGTACACATCGAGTGTTTAGCTTCTTAGGTGTAGGCTATGATGCATTAATTGGAATCTTTGAAGTATTAGCTTTCTTAGTTATCTTTGGAGTTATTGTATTCTGGATTCGTAGAAATGTAATAAAACTTAGACGTTTTAATCAACCAGAAATGGAAGGTTGGGCTAAGCGTGATGCGAATAATATTATCTACATTGAGACTGTGTTGATGTGTTTCTTTTTAATTATGAACGCTGCAGATTACTATCTTCAGAGTATCGGTTATACACATTATACAGCAGTAGGATCATTCCCTATTTCTAGTTTTATCAGTCCTATATTTGATGGAGTTAATCCTGCAACAGTTGCATTCATTGAGCGTTTTTGTTGGTGGGGACACATAGTAGGGGTGATGTTGTTTATGAATTATTTATATTATTCAAAACACTTACACATCTTCTTAGCATTCCCAAATACATATTATGCTAATTTACAACCTCAAGGAGAGTTTAATAACTTAGAGTCTGTTAAGAAAGAAGTTTCTTTAATGATGGATCCTAATGCAGATCCATACGCTGCTCCAGCAGAACCAGTGGGGGAACCAGAGAAATTCGGTGCTCAAGATGTAATGGATTTAAACTGGGTACAGTTATTAAATGCTTATTCTTGTACTGAGTGTGGGCGTTGTACATCTTCTTGTCCTCAAAATACGACAGGTAAAAAGCTATCTCCACGTAAGATTATGATGTCTACTCGTGACCGTTTAGAGGATGTAAGTAAGATATTAGATGCGAACAATGGTCAGTTTGTAGATGATGGTAAGACATTGTTAAACGACTATATCACACCAGAAGAATTATGGGCTTGTAATACATGTAATGCATGTGTAGAAGAATGTCCTATAGACATTAGTCCACTTTCTATCATTATGGATATGCGTCGTTTCCTAGTTATGGAACAAAGTGCCGCTCCTGTAGAGTTAAACAACATGATGCAAAATGTTGAGAATAATGCTGCTCCATGGCAATATAGCCAAATGGACAGATTAAACTGGAAA